A window of Trichocoleus desertorum ATA4-8-CV12 contains these coding sequences:
- a CDS encoding caspase family protein gives MSRDALVVGINAYQYLPSLNAPARDAEAIAQQLQTYGEFRVTRLPEIVATDNVSGTVQTKVGLKTQVTLRELEAALIRLFKPKGNNIPHTALFYFSGHGLQKDAGIQEGYLALGDSNPEVGFYGLSLFWLRRLLQESPVRQRIIWLDCCHSGELFNMLEADPGAYAGTDRLFMAASREYETAYESLDSAYSVFTQAVLNGLDPKRNETGVVTNYSLTHAVSNALKTEVQQPLFENSGSEIILTRCTRPPTTILSIKSQTICPYRGLEFFDESHAEYFFGREDLTDQLIDKLRHGKFVAVVGASGSGKSSLLRAGLIHELRKGNKFSGSDRWQIKLITPGEHPLRSLAHAFIDPQATGLERAEQLRRAEGFLKDGGSGLAQLAQASAIASQKDTETHSSARSRLVLIIDQFEEVFTLGQGPQSEQERYRFFNCLVGALQDAGHYLSIVIGLRADFFGKCSLYNQLAQKIEQNLVTVTPLTYEQIKATIVRPAQKVGLVCEPNLIYTMLLDVVGAPGELPLLQYTLLELWERRQEGENGEPSRLTLNAYTELGGVRGTLQKRATEIFCSLAPEEQRVAQRIFLALTQLGEGTEDTRRRILKAELISPRFPAELVEQVLEKLIVAKLVVTNQVPASTSQVDETGAPLTLLHPNPPLSTALRFAQANQDASKPWTRNSNAALGSLRSAYSSITGSNLPVERNLTSANSAWPPSGSLASALYYETVDVAHEALIRNWSLLRMWLDENREMLRRQRRIEQATREWQRAEQPLEAEYLLRGGRLIDAEDFLHSYPDELSALAQQYVAVSQEESHKAQKESRVLQIAVPCALLVALTVSFNQYRTAVSNQAEKDYQIQVATSRQRAAIAQTILQESDGDPTAALLISRLAAEVGKPTYEAEASLRAALQKLQLQVELRGHQGAVHQVAFSPSQNRIATAGADGTIRIWSLQSQTTERILQWDGSIPAARPSKANPAASATSAPSAITALAFSPDGKQLAAIAKGTRQVRIWAVDSGAPVLQFTGFTGEVGRIAFSPQGQWFAAASADQMVRVWQLETGKLQIQIRHQGPINSIQFSSDGRSLLTASADGKAQIWQVVTGRVQKALQHPGSVNQAVFSQGGQWIATACDDGQARLWNAKTGQLQRAFSHTGDAPHTVDVASELERGPVATMPLANAVSGSTDKSINKSTAKPAGKSDRPWSHRFKLSQATPHPVPHQTQSAPIIQVIFSPDEKLLATADPSQQVRLWNLRSGQAATKLVPAQDQPTMIRYAGPEPITFSPDGDYILTTTRNQVGDRTTAYTAHLWDVYTGREVSVLRGHQGAIGAAQFSPDGAYIATASEDSVVRLWATQPGGELPTLAMPEAPIQWATFLQPSIPNVKNGILSAQAEPRGTLELLWSLPSRLNSRLTNAAFSPDVQSGFNRNPASSTSIVPNLLSRMVTASAEGSLQAWHLSGNPITGHALKTTSEERFGVSITNQATQSQMQLAQTLLSRFASGATLSALALSPDGQTLAVAKSDGWIEILQMPGDQNPRLLRRFQSLEALKAQVDAKAIANRPVAIRQMSFSPDSQKLLGLGDDLTVRLWDVVSGQQLQRLQGHHATIEQAHFSSDNQRVITASWDRTARIWDVASGRLVRLLPHQDVVSSAFFSPDNQLVVTASWDGTARVFDAATGTLRVILTGHRGPVLDAEFSPDGRSLVTASADGTARLWETQTGTEQAQLRPSGTSSEPVRVRRAFFSPDGQYVATLGDDGKVRLWAATWDILLKLARDRTLRQLTPEECIRYLRLGSTDCPALSIPEADVQEVKGTAPKGAIAVQSPN, from the coding sequence ATGTCGCGGGATGCTTTAGTTGTCGGAATTAATGCCTATCAATACTTGCCTAGCCTTAATGCTCCAGCGCGAGATGCCGAGGCGATCGCTCAACAATTGCAAACTTATGGTGAATTCCGAGTTACACGTCTACCAGAAATCGTGGCAACTGACAATGTTTCTGGAACGGTGCAGACGAAAGTGGGTCTCAAAACTCAAGTGACTCTGCGAGAGTTAGAGGCAGCTCTGATTCGACTTTTTAAGCCCAAAGGTAACAACATTCCTCACACGGCCTTGTTTTACTTTTCGGGGCATGGTTTACAAAAAGATGCAGGGATTCAGGAAGGATACTTAGCCCTAGGTGACTCTAATCCAGAGGTAGGGTTTTACGGTTTATCTCTGTTTTGGCTGCGACGACTTCTGCAAGAAAGCCCTGTACGACAGCGCATCATTTGGCTCGACTGCTGCCATAGTGGTGAACTATTCAACATGTTGGAGGCTGATCCCGGGGCTTATGCGGGTACCGATCGCCTATTTATGGCAGCTTCGAGAGAATACGAAACAGCCTATGAGTCGCTCGATAGTGCCTACAGTGTTTTTACCCAAGCAGTCTTAAATGGGCTTGATCCGAAAAGGAATGAGACTGGGGTCGTCACTAATTATTCGCTGACCCATGCGGTGAGCAATGCGCTAAAAACAGAAGTGCAACAACCGCTATTTGAAAACTCTGGTAGCGAGATTATTCTCACGCGTTGTACCAGACCCCCCACAACGATACTCAGCATTAAATCTCAAACGATCTGCCCCTACCGAGGTTTAGAGTTTTTTGATGAATCTCACGCGGAGTATTTTTTTGGTCGCGAAGATTTAACCGATCAACTGATTGACAAGCTACGGCATGGCAAGTTTGTGGCGGTGGTGGGGGCATCGGGTAGCGGTAAATCGTCGCTGCTACGAGCAGGCTTAATCCATGAGTTACGCAAGGGCAATAAGTTTTCGGGGAGCGATCGCTGGCAGATTAAGCTGATTACCCCTGGCGAGCATCCGCTGAGAAGTTTGGCTCATGCGTTCATTGACCCGCAAGCTACAGGTCTGGAGCGGGCCGAGCAGTTGCGCCGAGCCGAAGGCTTCCTCAAAGATGGTGGCTCTGGTCTAGCCCAATTGGCTCAAGCCAGTGCGATCGCCAGCCAAAAGGATACAGAGACTCATAGCTCTGCTAGATCTCGCTTAGTTTTGATCATTGATCAGTTTGAGGAAGTCTTTACCCTGGGTCAGGGGCCACAGTCCGAGCAGGAGCGTTACCGTTTCTTCAACTGCTTGGTTGGGGCATTGCAAGACGCAGGACACTATCTCAGTATTGTGATTGGCCTGCGGGCTGACTTTTTTGGCAAATGCTCCCTCTACAATCAGCTGGCGCAGAAAATTGAGCAAAATCTAGTGACTGTCACTCCGCTGACCTACGAACAAATCAAGGCGACGATTGTGCGTCCGGCCCAAAAAGTTGGGCTGGTCTGTGAGCCTAATTTGATTTACACCATGTTGTTAGATGTGGTAGGTGCGCCAGGGGAGTTGCCCCTGCTCCAGTACACGCTGCTAGAGCTATGGGAGCGGCGACAAGAAGGTGAAAACGGGGAGCCATCTCGCCTAACTCTCAATGCTTACACCGAATTAGGTGGGGTTCGGGGCACCTTGCAAAAACGAGCCACCGAAATTTTCTGTAGTCTTGCTCCAGAAGAACAGCGAGTGGCCCAGCGGATTTTTCTGGCGCTGACTCAATTGGGCGAAGGCACAGAAGATACCCGTCGTCGCATTCTGAAAGCAGAACTGATCAGCCCTCGGTTTCCTGCAGAGCTAGTAGAACAAGTCCTAGAAAAGTTGATAGTTGCCAAGTTGGTCGTGACGAATCAAGTCCCAGCTAGCACCTCCCAGGTGGATGAGACGGGAGCCCCATTGACCCTTCTGCACCCCAATCCACCTCTCTCAACTGCTTTACGGTTTGCCCAAGCTAACCAAGACGCATCTAAACCCTGGACTCGGAATTCCAACGCTGCACTTGGCTCGCTTAGGTCAGCCTACTCAAGCATCACCGGATCGAATTTGCCAGTAGAACGAAACTTGACTAGCGCTAACTCTGCTTGGCCACCCTCTGGCAGCTTAGCTTCAGCCCTATATTACGAAACGGTCGATGTCGCCCATGAAGCGTTGATTCGTAACTGGTCTTTGTTGCGAATGTGGTTAGATGAAAACCGCGAAATGTTACGGCGACAGCGGCGCATTGAACAAGCAACTCGTGAATGGCAACGAGCTGAACAACCCCTAGAGGCGGAGTATTTGCTCCGAGGTGGCCGACTCATTGATGCAGAAGACTTTTTGCACAGCTACCCAGATGAACTGTCTGCTTTAGCGCAACAGTATGTGGCAGTGAGTCAGGAGGAAAGCCATAAGGCGCAAAAGGAGTCCAGGGTTCTGCAAATTGCCGTGCCTTGTGCGCTATTGGTGGCACTGACAGTTTCGTTTAATCAATACCGTACGGCTGTGAGTAATCAAGCCGAGAAAGACTACCAAATTCAAGTAGCCACATCGCGGCAAAGAGCGGCGATCGCCCAAACCATTTTGCAAGAATCAGATGGAGATCCCACTGCTGCCCTGCTGATTAGTCGCTTAGCTGCGGAAGTCGGCAAACCTACCTATGAAGCAGAAGCCAGCTTGAGAGCCGCTTTGCAAAAATTGCAGCTACAAGTTGAACTCCGAGGCCACCAAGGGGCGGTGCATCAGGTCGCCTTTAGCCCCAGTCAAAACCGAATTGCCACCGCCGGAGCAGATGGCACGATTCGCATTTGGTCGCTGCAATCTCAAACTACCGAACGCATCTTGCAATGGGATGGGAGCATCCCTGCTGCCCGCCCCAGCAAGGCAAATCCAGCAGCCTCAGCAACCTCTGCTCCATCCGCGATTACAGCGTTAGCTTTTAGCCCCGACGGTAAGCAGTTGGCAGCGATCGCTAAAGGGACGCGGCAAGTCAGAATTTGGGCGGTTGACTCTGGAGCCCCTGTGTTGCAATTCACAGGATTTACCGGAGAAGTGGGACGAATTGCCTTTAGTCCTCAAGGGCAATGGTTTGCCGCTGCGAGTGCTGACCAAATGGTGCGAGTTTGGCAACTCGAAACTGGGAAATTGCAAATCCAAATCAGACATCAAGGCCCGATTAACAGTATTCAATTTAGCTCCGATGGGCGATCGCTCCTGACGGCCAGTGCGGATGGTAAAGCGCAAATTTGGCAAGTCGTGACTGGGCGAGTGCAGAAAGCGTTACAGCATCCAGGATCGGTGAACCAAGCTGTTTTTAGCCAGGGTGGACAGTGGATTGCTACTGCCTGCGATGATGGTCAGGCCCGCTTGTGGAATGCCAAAACGGGTCAACTGCAACGAGCTTTCTCTCATACAGGGGATGCGCCTCATACAGTGGATGTGGCCAGTGAATTGGAGCGAGGCCCAGTGGCGACAATGCCTCTCGCAAACGCGGTCTCCGGGTCAACAGACAAATCAATCAATAAATCAACAGCTAAACCAGCAGGTAAAAGCGATCGCCCTTGGTCTCACCGATTTAAGCTGTCGCAGGCAACGCCTCATCCAGTACCGCATCAAACGCAGTCGGCCCCCATCATTCAAGTGATTTTCAGCCCCGATGAGAAATTGCTGGCGACGGCTGATCCCAGCCAGCAAGTGCGACTTTGGAACCTCCGTTCTGGACAGGCAGCAACCAAGTTAGTGCCTGCTCAAGACCAACCCACCATGATTCGCTATGCAGGGCCAGAGCCGATTACCTTTAGCCCGGATGGCGACTATATTCTGACGACGACTCGGAATCAGGTTGGCGATCGCACTACGGCTTATACCGCACATTTGTGGGATGTCTATACCGGACGAGAAGTGAGCGTATTGCGAGGGCATCAAGGCGCGATTGGTGCGGCGCAGTTTAGTCCGGATGGCGCTTATATTGCCACAGCGAGTGAGGATAGTGTCGTGCGCCTGTGGGCTACCCAACCCGGCGGCGAACTGCCGACTCTAGCCATGCCAGAAGCACCGATTCAGTGGGCCACGTTTCTACAACCCTCAATACCCAACGTGAAAAATGGGATACTGAGCGCTCAAGCTGAGCCACGCGGAACCTTGGAACTATTGTGGTCGTTGCCTTCGCGGTTAAACTCTCGCCTGACAAATGCAGCTTTTTCTCCCGATGTTCAGTCTGGTTTCAATCGTAATCCTGCCAGCTCGACCTCAATCGTTCCTAACTTGCTCAGTCGGATGGTGACGGCTAGCGCCGAAGGCAGCTTACAAGCTTGGCATCTGTCTGGCAACCCCATCACGGGACATGCTTTGAAAACAACGAGTGAGGAGCGATTTGGGGTGTCAATCACCAACCAGGCAACTCAATCTCAGATGCAATTGGCCCAGACTTTGTTGAGCCGCTTTGCCTCTGGGGCAACTTTAAGTGCTCTGGCTCTGAGCCCTGATGGTCAAACTTTGGCGGTGGCTAAGAGTGATGGTTGGATTGAAATTTTGCAGATGCCAGGTGACCAGAACCCGCGATTGTTAAGACGGTTTCAAAGTTTAGAGGCGTTAAAGGCCCAGGTGGATGCCAAAGCAATCGCTAATAGACCTGTGGCGATCCGACAAATGAGTTTTAGCCCAGACAGCCAGAAACTGTTGGGGCTGGGGGACGATTTAACAGTGCGGTTATGGGATGTCGTTTCAGGGCAACAGTTGCAGCGTTTGCAGGGGCATCATGCCACCATTGAGCAGGCACACTTTAGTTCCGACAATCAACGAGTAATCACCGCAAGTTGGGACCGCACCGCCCGCATTTGGGATGTGGCATCGGGGAGATTAGTCCGTTTGCTGCCGCACCAAGACGTAGTCAGTAGTGCCTTTTTTAGCCCGGACAATCAACTGGTTGTGACCGCAAGCTGGGATGGTACAGCCAGAGTGTTTGACGCTGCTACGGGAACACTGCGGGTCATTCTCACAGGGCATCGTGGTCCTGTGTTAGACGCTGAGTTTAGTCCAGATGGGCGATCGCTCGTGACGGCCAGTGCGGATGGTACGGCTCGCCTGTGGGAGACCCAAACGGGCACTGAACAAGCTCAACTGCGGCCCTCTGGCACTAGCAGCGAACCCGTCCGGGTGCGTCGAGCCTTCTTTAGCCCTGATGGCCAGTACGTTGCGACCTTAGGCGACGATGGCAAAGTGAGGCTGTGGGCTGCAACTTGGGACATTCTACTCAAGTTGGCTCGCGATCGCACCTTGCGCCAACTAACACCTGAAGAGTGTATTCGCTACTTACGCCTTGGCTCCACCGATTGCCCAGCGCTCTCAATTCCAGAAGCAGATGTTCAAGAAGTTAAAGGAACAGCACCCAAGGGGGCGATCGCCGTTCAAAGCCCTAACTAA
- a CDS encoding alpha/beta hydrolase, which translates to MFLPPGFRQHSILTRLGRMVYYTATAEPWVTGETEPSSDRETLVFLHGFGGGSSAYEWSKVYPAFASDYRILAPDLIGWGRSEHPERNYQIDDYLTTITEFLEQTCSGPTTVIASSLTAAFTIRVAIARPELFKSLILTTPAGLSDFGEDYTRSFFAQLVSTPILDRLLYSAGVATTGGIRSFLEQRQFARPERVYSEIVAAYLESATQANAEYAALAFVRGDLCFDLSQYITQLTAPTAIIWGRQSQFTGPEIGRRLADLNPQAIRVFKQLDEVGLTPQLELPGVTVGLIRQFLQDPRLK; encoded by the coding sequence ATGTTTCTACCACCTGGCTTTCGCCAACATTCCATCCTGACCAGGTTGGGCAGAATGGTTTACTACACTGCCACCGCCGAGCCTTGGGTTACTGGCGAGACAGAACCCTCTAGCGATCGGGAAACCTTAGTGTTTCTACATGGGTTCGGGGGCGGTTCTTCTGCCTATGAGTGGTCCAAAGTCTACCCAGCCTTTGCTAGCGACTACCGGATTTTAGCTCCCGACTTAATTGGCTGGGGTCGCTCTGAGCACCCTGAGCGCAACTATCAAATTGACGACTACCTCACGACTATTACGGAGTTTTTGGAGCAAACCTGTTCTGGACCGACGACTGTCATTGCTTCGTCACTCACCGCAGCCTTCACGATTCGAGTGGCGATCGCTCGCCCAGAACTGTTCAAGTCTCTGATTTTGACGACCCCTGCGGGTCTCTCCGACTTTGGTGAAGACTACACCCGCAGCTTTTTCGCCCAACTGGTTAGTACTCCCATTCTCGATCGACTCCTTTACAGTGCTGGAGTTGCTACAACTGGAGGGATTCGTAGCTTTCTGGAGCAACGCCAATTTGCCCGTCCAGAGCGAGTGTACTCAGAAATTGTTGCCGCTTACCTAGAATCCGCGACACAAGCGAATGCTGAATATGCGGCACTGGCTTTTGTCCGGGGCGACTTGTGTTTCGATCTATCCCAGTACATCACCCAACTGACCGCTCCCACCGCAATTATTTGGGGTCGCCAGTCTCAATTCACTGGGCCAGAAATTGGTCGCCGCTTAGCAGACTTGAATCCTCAAGCCATTCGAGTGTTCAAGCAGCTAGATGAGGTGGGCTTAACACCACAACTAGAGCTACCGGGCGTTACGGTTGGGTTAATTCGGCAGTTTCTCCAAGACCCCAGGCTTAAATAG
- a CDS encoding DUF4330 domain-containing protein, whose translation MAILDSQGRLFGKVSILDVGAALVILLVVIGIFLVPGTGSVAQINNATKPIEVDLIAKGLSVSNPQRFIQDFQSAKKTSLVIRNQPYGEVDLKSVQVLPRNVLITQPDGSVKVIPDPRSELSYSTDLLITVGGRAQVNKDGPVLGNSKIKIGSVVQLQGTLYDFNASVVDIRLNNN comes from the coding sequence ATGGCTATTTTGGACTCTCAAGGTCGTTTATTCGGCAAAGTTAGCATTCTTGATGTGGGTGCCGCTCTCGTGATCTTGCTGGTGGTCATTGGCATCTTTTTGGTTCCCGGTACCGGAAGCGTGGCTCAGATCAACAACGCAACGAAGCCGATTGAGGTTGACCTCATTGCCAAAGGCTTGAGTGTCAGCAATCCCCAAAGATTTATTCAAGACTTTCAAAGTGCCAAGAAAACCAGCCTTGTGATCCGCAATCAGCCTTATGGTGAAGTGGATCTCAAGTCGGTTCAGGTGTTACCTCGTAATGTTCTCATTACCCAACCAGACGGCTCGGTTAAAGTGATCCCCGATCCTCGTTCAGAGTTGTCTTACAGCACGGATTTGCTGATTACGGTTGGTGGTAGAGCCCAAGTTAACAAGGATGGTCCTGTTTTAGGAAACAGCAAGATCAAGATTGGCAGTGTTGTCCAGCTACAAGGTACTTTGTACGACTTCAATGCCAGCGTGGTTGACATCAGACTGAACAATAACTAG
- a CDS encoding M48 family metalloprotease codes for MLNRFSLPFRRSARRWLYPFISFAIALGLVVGSPSPSPALPWADLIFRGVQIIQLSKISDREEVAIGRQINQQLLNSEFRLYRNRAINEYVDQIGQRLVAKSERPQIRYTFQVVEDDRVNAFATAGGYVYVTTGLMRTADNEAQLASVLGHEAGHIEGRHLLQQMRQTAIARGVATAAGLDRSTLAAIGVELALKRPNSRQDEFEADERGLRILSRAGYAPSAMVAFMEKLLRGGSLPTFLSTHPNTKNRIEALKRSINTTNTTTSTTTSTTGSTISSGNGLDNATYRAKIQPLLSRS; via the coding sequence ATGCTCAACCGCTTTTCTCTTCCCTTTCGGCGTTCTGCTCGCCGCTGGCTTTATCCCTTCATTTCCTTTGCGATCGCCTTAGGGCTAGTTGTGGGTTCTCCGAGTCCGAGTCCTGCTCTGCCTTGGGCCGACTTAATCTTCCGAGGCGTGCAAATTATTCAGCTCTCCAAGATATCCGATCGCGAAGAGGTAGCTATTGGTCGCCAAATTAATCAGCAGTTGTTGAATAGCGAGTTTCGGCTCTATCGCAATCGAGCTATCAACGAATACGTTGATCAAATTGGTCAGCGATTAGTGGCTAAGAGTGAGCGCCCTCAGATCCGTTACACATTTCAAGTGGTAGAGGATGACCGGGTAAATGCTTTTGCCACAGCAGGCGGCTACGTTTATGTCACCACAGGTTTGATGAGAACCGCAGATAATGAAGCCCAGCTAGCCAGCGTCTTGGGTCATGAAGCGGGACATATCGAAGGTCGTCACCTCTTACAACAAATGCGGCAAACGGCGATCGCTCGTGGTGTAGCGACAGCAGCGGGACTCGATCGTAGTACCTTGGCAGCGATCGGTGTCGAACTTGCCCTCAAGCGTCCCAACAGCCGCCAAGATGAGTTTGAGGCTGACGAAAGAGGTCTGCGGATTTTAAGTAGAGCAGGCTACGCCCCATCTGCGATGGTCGCCTTTATGGAGAAACTCCTCCGAGGCGGATCGCTTCCCACCTTTTTGAGCACTCACCCCAACACCAAAAACCGTATTGAGGCACTCAAGCGCAGTATCAACACAACCAATACCACCACAAGCACTACCACCAGCACCACTGGCAGCACTATCAGCTCTGGCAATGGCTTAGATAATGCGACATACAGAGCTAAGATCCAGCCTCTGCTCAGTCGCTCTTGA
- a CDS encoding serine/threonine protein phosphatase: MSESTRRRIFIGDVHGHYDGLMTLLEAIAPDGDDQVYFLGDLIDRGPRSAQVVDFVQKSDYHCLLGNHEQLMIDAFPKGRAFGPGLQAWLYSGGQATVASYKNMDLLAEHLEWIKTLPMYMDLGDIWLVHAGVHPELPLADQTSHEFCWIREEFHSITKPYFPDKLIVTGHTITFTLPGVSPGAVAQGRGWLDIDTGAYHQKSGWLTGVDITNRRVYQVNVWQPEVRTMPLDEAITQVEPSQIIARHQMLRS, translated from the coding sequence ATGAGCGAATCTACCCGCCGCCGCATTTTCATCGGGGATGTGCATGGTCATTATGATGGCTTGATGACTTTGCTGGAGGCGATCGCTCCTGATGGAGATGACCAAGTTTATTTTCTGGGCGACCTCATCGATCGCGGCCCACGCAGCGCCCAAGTGGTTGACTTTGTGCAGAAAAGCGACTACCACTGCCTGCTGGGAAATCATGAGCAACTGATGATTGATGCTTTTCCCAAAGGACGGGCGTTTGGACCAGGCTTACAGGCTTGGCTCTATAGCGGCGGCCAAGCGACGGTGGCTAGCTACAAGAACATGGATTTATTGGCAGAGCACTTGGAGTGGATCAAGACCCTGCCCATGTACATGGATTTGGGAGATATTTGGTTGGTGCATGCGGGTGTACATCCGGAATTGCCTCTCGCAGACCAAACCTCTCATGAGTTTTGCTGGATTCGAGAAGAATTTCACAGCATTACTAAGCCTTATTTCCCTGATAAATTAATTGTGACGGGACACACAATTACCTTCACGTTGCCAGGGGTGTCTCCTGGCGCAGTAGCCCAAGGGAGAGGATGGTTAGATATTGACACGGGAGCCTATCACCAAAAGAGCGGCTGGCTTACTGGAGTCGATATTACCAATCGTCGGGTTTATCAAGTCAATGTCTGGCAGCCAGAAGTGAGAACAATGCCCTTGGATGAAGCCATTACCCAAGTGGAGCCTTCCCAAATTATTGCTCGCCACCAAATGCTCCGCTCTTAG
- a CDS encoding DUF1995 family protein, with protein MAELPKTLEDAIEQAKVATQAALEAGVCRIQVELNFPELKPMPIAEQFLSIFEDLGANFKVFFSDAGAAALARRDWGEKPFEIRGIGELKGKMLPEDRAFLVVAPTSVEVGDVQKMADEAGERPFILLNPVLEDIATVGLGYAGRQLRTRFLSTFESCYYLRPLENGALLRCYPDPWQVWLEQEDDYKLIAEVTSKPAGDEIDRLLGQSTGTPESPATAPKTSFMTELQRFLKALTQ; from the coding sequence ATGGCTGAACTTCCTAAAACCCTTGAAGACGCGATCGAGCAAGCCAAAGTCGCAACCCAGGCAGCCCTAGAAGCTGGCGTTTGCCGTATCCAGGTGGAACTCAACTTCCCCGAACTCAAACCCATGCCGATCGCCGAGCAGTTTTTGAGTATTTTTGAAGATTTGGGTGCCAACTTCAAAGTTTTCTTTTCCGATGCTGGAGCCGCTGCTTTGGCTCGACGAGACTGGGGAGAAAAACCCTTTGAAATTCGGGGCATTGGTGAGCTGAAGGGCAAGATGCTACCAGAAGACCGCGCCTTTCTTGTAGTTGCTCCCACTTCTGTAGAAGTCGGTGATGTGCAAAAAATGGCCGACGAAGCGGGAGAGCGTCCCTTCATTCTCTTAAATCCTGTTCTAGAAGATATCGCTACTGTAGGCTTAGGCTATGCTGGGCGGCAGTTACGCACCCGGTTCCTCAGTACGTTTGAGTCTTGCTATTATCTGCGTCCCCTGGAAAACGGTGCTTTGCTGCGCTGCTACCCTGATCCTTGGCAGGTCTGGCTAGAGCAGGAAGATGATTACAAATTGATTGCTGAAGTTACGAGTAAGCCTGCTGGCGACGAAATCGATCGCCTTTTAGGACAATCCACTGGAACTCCTGAATCTCCTGCAACTGCTCCTAAAACCAGCTTTATGACTGAGCTTCAGCGATTTCTCAAGGCTTTAACCCAGTAG